One window of the Carnobacterium maltaromaticum DSM 20342 genome contains the following:
- a CDS encoding DUF739 family protein, whose protein sequence is MSTYKQYTIKNTVYFISIYPNDKVSWKDDEILKAAKLLNVAIDDIPRYFFKEKVHEK, encoded by the coding sequence GTGTCTACTTATAAACAGTATACCATTAAAAATACTGTCTACTTTATTAGTATATATCCAAATGACAAAGTGTCTTGGAAAGATGATGAAATTTTAAAAGCGGCTAAATTATTGAATGTTGCAATAGATGACATTCCAAGGTATTTTTTTAAAGAAAAAGTTCACGAAAAATGA
- a CDS encoding antA/AntB antirepressor family protein, with the protein MNELIKVTTNENGEQLTSGRDLHRFLEVATEYKDWFPRMVRYGFVEGVDFSAILSESTGGRPKQDHALILDMAKEISMIQRSEKGKQARQYFIKVEKEYKQFKLPADPMEVLALTFEAQKQTNKNLEAVKIDVDMLKNEIDLSRNQKAQLSRAVRFNCMKAVGGKKARAYTLYYRVAISEHWKEIKDYFEVAAYEEIPKLQFNDAMELVGMWHPSAELALKIKKANTQTELFDEVV; encoded by the coding sequence ATGAACGAATTAATTAAAGTAACAACAAATGAAAATGGAGAGCAACTAACAAGCGGTCGTGATTTACACAGATTCCTTGAAGTAGCTACAGAATATAAAGACTGGTTTCCTAGAATGGTTAGATACGGATTTGTTGAAGGTGTAGACTTTAGCGCAATTTTGAGCGAAAGCACTGGAGGACGTCCTAAACAAGATCATGCTTTAATTTTAGATATGGCCAAAGAGATTTCTATGATTCAACGAAGCGAAAAAGGGAAACAAGCTCGTCAATATTTCATCAAAGTTGAAAAAGAATATAAACAATTTAAATTGCCAGCTGACCCAATGGAAGTTTTAGCCTTAACATTTGAAGCTCAAAAGCAGACGAATAAAAATCTTGAAGCAGTAAAAATTGACGTGGATATGTTGAAAAATGAAATTGATCTATCTAGGAATCAAAAAGCACAATTATCCAGAGCGGTTCGATTTAACTGTATGAAAGCAGTAGGTGGAAAGAAAGCAAGAGCATATACACTATATTATCGAGTAGCAATTTCCGAACACTGGAAAGAAATTAAAGATTACTTTGAAGTTGCAGCTTATGAAGAAATACCGAAGCTTCAGTTTAATGATGCAATGGAGTTAGTTGGTATGTGGCATCCGTCAGCAGAATTAGCGTTGAAAATTAAGAAAGCTAATACTCAAACAGAATTATTTGATGAAGTAGTCTAA
- a CDS encoding helix-turn-helix domain-containing protein, giving the protein MNIQFDKMGTKQFFEWFATKIMEIMMPKLLGMMKEQLDTDELLTAKEVTDRILKCCDKTAQAHFLNRKGFPYLDFGEKGRRYPKKAVEEWIVKNTKLN; this is encoded by the coding sequence ATGAACATCCAGTTTGATAAAATGGGAACTAAACAATTTTTTGAATGGTTCGCAACTAAGATAATGGAAATAATGATGCCTAAGTTGTTAGGGATGATGAAAGAACAGTTAGACACTGATGAGCTGTTAACAGCAAAAGAAGTAACTGATAGAATTCTAAAATGTTGCGATAAAACTGCCCAAGCTCACTTTTTAAATAGGAAAGGGTTTCCATATTTGGATTTTGGAGAAAAAGGCCGAAGGTATCCTAAAAAAGCAGTTGAAGAGTGGATCGTTAAAAATACTAAGCTAAATTAA
- a CDS encoding HNH endonuclease, whose translation MAKPLKQCNKARCRKLIPYDTKYCEEHQGADHKEYNKARYLTDKKYVAFYNSKAWRKLSKYKLTVDPLCEICLAIDEDNPVPAVLVHHLIETKVDWSKRLEMSNLQSVCFACHNAIDHKG comes from the coding sequence TTGGCAAAGCCATTAAAACAATGTAACAAAGCTCGCTGTAGGAAGTTAATCCCATATGATACAAAGTATTGTGAAGAGCATCAAGGTGCTGATCATAAAGAATATAACAAAGCCAGGTACTTGACCGATAAAAAGTACGTGGCTTTTTATAATTCTAAGGCTTGGAGAAAGCTTAGTAAATATAAGCTCACTGTTGATCCGTTATGCGAGATATGTCTAGCGATAGACGAGGACAATCCTGTTCCTGCTGTATTGGTTCATCATTTAATAGAAACGAAGGTGGATTGGTCGAAACGGCTAGAAATGAGTAATTTACAAAGTGTCTGCTTTGCTTGCCACAACGCTATAGACCATAAAGGATAA
- a CDS encoding putative HNHc nuclease: MENSLAKVVSKRISENGKQQLIVELDDSISDRSLKRFSRDGEVVVNVELFDNRYLSAQQNKTIHGLIREIHNQYDGGKGAYSYAQTKELIKQSYRNTTGIGEFSLKKCSMSFAKDFISFLLLLIHELGMHTTRPGREITEDISYYVYLCLVKRKCVICDRVGSGNQVHHYDSIGMGLDRNQFDHTKSRMMCLCWVHHTETHFIGLDTFFNKYHVAGIKVTQQDLDTNIKYPYEVKNRQYGPEQLATQNVPEIFTTG; encoded by the coding sequence TTGGAAAACAGTCTAGCTAAGGTTGTAAGTAAAAGAATATCTGAAAATGGAAAACAGCAATTAATAGTTGAACTAGATGATTCTATATCTGATCGTTCACTAAAAAGATTTTCTAGAGATGGAGAAGTGGTTGTAAATGTTGAATTATTTGATAATCGCTATCTATCAGCACAACAAAATAAAACGATTCATGGCTTAATAAGAGAAATTCATAATCAATATGACGGAGGAAAAGGGGCATATAGTTATGCTCAAACAAAAGAGTTGATTAAGCAATCTTACAGAAATACGACAGGAATAGGAGAATTCAGTTTAAAAAAATGCAGCATGTCGTTTGCTAAAGATTTTATAAGCTTTCTTCTGTTGTTGATCCATGAGCTAGGGATGCATACAACTAGACCAGGAAGGGAAATCACTGAAGATATTTCTTACTATGTATATCTATGTTTAGTTAAAAGAAAATGCGTGATATGCGACAGGGTCGGCAGTGGCAATCAAGTTCATCATTATGACAGTATTGGCATGGGCCTTGACCGTAATCAGTTTGATCATACGAAAAGTAGAATGATGTGCCTTTGTTGGGTCCATCATACTGAAACCCATTTTATAGGGCTTGATACATTTTTTAATAAGTATCATGTAGCTGGAATAAAAGTTACTCAACAAGATTTAGATACAAACATTAAATATCCATACGAAGTTAAAAACAGGCAGTATGGACCAGAACAATTGGCTACTCAAAATGTACCAGAAATATTCACAACAGGTTAG
- a CDS encoding helix-turn-helix domain-containing protein: MKVSTSTRLKQIMSERNLKQVDILRMSLPLQKELGIKMGKSTLSQYVNGIQSPDQHRIYLLSKTLDVNEPWLMGFDVDKKRIPDNERGPIEEKIGLSKDITHIYDKLDFHRQEIVYATAKKQLEEQQKKLK; the protein is encoded by the coding sequence TTGAAAGTATCTACATCAACTAGGCTAAAACAAATAATGAGTGAACGTAATCTAAAGCAAGTTGACATCTTAAGGATGTCACTACCCTTACAAAAAGAGCTTGGAATCAAAATGGGGAAAAGCACATTATCACAATATGTCAACGGAATCCAATCTCCTGATCAGCATAGAATATATTTATTATCAAAAACATTGGATGTTAATGAACCTTGGTTAATGGGATTTGATGTTGACAAAAAAAGAATACCCGATAACGAAAGAGGTCCAATAGAAGAAAAAATTGGTCTTTCCAAAGATATTACTCATATATATGATAAACTTGATTTTCACAGACAAGAGATTGTCTATGCTACTGCTAAAAAACAATTAGAAGAACAACAAAAAAAGCTAAAATAG
- a CDS encoding IS3 family transposase (programmed frameshift) has translation MSNYKKYDEEFKKSLVNLYHGGKTQTSLCKDYGVSFTALSRWVKQYSEVQIEDGSILTAKQIKDLQKKNALLEEENLILKKANCHLHATLKQRLDAVHLLRFDHSIVRLCRVLNVNRSTYYKHFDPTPAPRTVENQQLRQTIFSIYMDSKKRLGAAKIKVVLERDFGIFISVGRVYRLMKSMDLPKMSTAKPKFLYAKPKVSLAYSNHLNQQFNPTEPNRVWTSDISYIPVNKGFVYLCVILDLFSRKIIGWRVRPTMEASLVLETLETAVNQRNPKEPVLFHTDRGSQYCATSVRQFLDTHNLVPSYSKAAYPWDNAVNESFFKYMKKEELNRRTFRTIQEVEQSSFEYIEGFYNSKRPHSANNMMTPNEKEKIYFGSI, from the exons ATGTCCAATTACAAAAAATATGATGAAGAATTTAAGAAAAGCCTTGTTAATCTTTACCATGGAGGTAAAACACAAACTTCGTTGTGTAAAGACTATGGCGTTTCCTTTACAGCGTTATCCCGCTGGGTAAAACAATATTCTGAAGTTCAAATTGAAGATGGTTCTATCCTTACTGCTAAACAGATTAAAGACTTACAGAAGAAAAATGCTTTATTAGAAGAGGAAAACCTCATCTTAAAAAAAGCGA ATTGCCATCTTCACGCCACACTCAAACAACGATTAGATGCGGTTCATTTATTACGTTTTGATCATTCTATTGTGCGCCTTTGTAGAGTCTTAAACGTAAATAGAAGTACCTATTATAAACACTTTGACCCAACTCCTGCTCCTAGAACTGTTGAAAATCAACAGCTTCGACAAACCATTTTTTCTATCTATATGGATTCTAAAAAACGATTAGGTGCTGCGAAAATAAAAGTTGTTCTTGAGCGTGATTTTGGAATTTTCATTAGTGTTGGGCGAGTGTACCGATTAATGAAATCAATGGATTTGCCAAAAATGTCTACAGCTAAGCCGAAATTTTTATATGCGAAACCAAAGGTTTCTTTAGCTTACTCAAATCACTTAAACCAACAATTCAATCCGACTGAACCGAATCGAGTTTGGACGAGCGATATTTCTTACATTCCTGTTAATAAAGGGTTTGTTTATCTCTGTGTCATTTTAGATTTATTTTCCAGGAAAATTATAGGATGGCGCGTTCGTCCAACTATGGAAGCTTCTTTAGTCCTTGAGACACTTGAAACAGCTGTGAATCAAAGAAATCCCAAAGAGCCTGTTCTATTCCATACAGATCGTGGAAGCCAATACTGTGCGACTAGTGTTCGTCAATTTTTAGACACACATAACCTCGTTCCATCTTATTCCAAAGCAGCTTACCCATGGGATAATGCCGTAAACGAGTCTTTTTTTAAATATATGAAAAAAGAAGAACTGAACCGCAGAACATTTAGAACAATCCAAGAAGTTGAACAATCTTCATTTGAATATATAGAGGGTTTTTACAATTCAAAACGCCCCCATTCAGCAAACAATATGATGACCCCGAATGAAAAAGAAAAAATCTATTTTGGGTCTATCTAA
- a CDS encoding phage terminase small subunit P27 family, whose amino-acid sequence MGRKKKHSSAIEGNRTVEELEEREEIEELLGQFPPIRGEPPSHLGHFGKKEWRRLLPGLELLGVSMLDQGMLETYCTWYQVYRKAEKELSNQVIITEIGSKDQKTLKRHPAIDVLNVATNQMKSISSNMGMTLDSRMRLVRPEGESDEDDPFADL is encoded by the coding sequence ATGGGTCGGAAGAAAAAACATTCCAGTGCAATCGAAGGAAATCGGACAGTTGAAGAATTAGAAGAACGAGAAGAAATCGAAGAATTGCTCGGACAATTTCCGCCGATACGTGGAGAGCCACCTTCTCACCTTGGTCATTTTGGCAAAAAGGAGTGGCGGAGGTTATTACCTGGCTTAGAACTTTTAGGCGTTTCAATGTTGGACCAAGGAATGTTGGAAACTTATTGTACGTGGTATCAAGTGTACCGAAAAGCTGAAAAAGAATTAAGCAACCAGGTGATCATAACGGAAATTGGAAGTAAGGACCAAAAAACATTGAAGCGACATCCAGCTATCGATGTTTTGAATGTGGCCACAAATCAAATGAAATCTATTTCTAGCAATATGGGGATGACCTTAGATTCAAGAATGCGCCTTGTAAGACCGGAAGGCGAATCGGACGAGGATGATCCTTTTGCAGATTTATAA
- a CDS encoding DUF1883 domain-containing protein: MVQIPYCDSTGKLSVRVELKNTANVFLVDSNNYRKMKAGSKFSYHGGNYSQTPVNITVSGTGRYYLIVNGSAYSYKFY, translated from the coding sequence ATGGTTCAAATACCCTATTGCGATAGTACTGGTAAATTATCAGTACGAGTTGAGTTGAAAAATACTGCAAATGTTTTCCTAGTTGATAGCAACAACTATAGAAAGATGAAAGCAGGATCTAAATTTTCTTACCATGGTGGGAATTACTCTCAAACCCCAGTAAATATTACTGTATCTGGTACCGGAAGATATTATTTAATAGTAAACGGTAGCGCATATAGCTATAAATTTTATTAA
- a CDS encoding ArpU family phage packaging/lysis transcriptional regulator, which produces MVDFEGINARKTKDAAQMILEDYRRLRMVARREIHQKMTVSYDSQPGSTADTTPLIEKKVVAKVYAETETERIKAAVESIPNETAREVLMEKYIRGYEKYDSECQLNLDITPSTYNKYKAMGLLAFAWAIGCEEY; this is translated from the coding sequence GTGGTTGATTTTGAAGGAATAAACGCAAGAAAAACTAAAGATGCGGCTCAGATGATTTTGGAAGATTATAGAAGATTAAGAATGGTAGCCAGACGTGAGATCCATCAAAAAATGACAGTCAGCTATGATTCGCAACCTGGAAGTACAGCTGACACTACACCGCTCATTGAAAAGAAAGTTGTGGCGAAGGTATATGCGGAAACAGAAACGGAGCGCATTAAAGCAGCAGTTGAATCTATACCAAATGAAACAGCGAGAGAAGTTCTGATGGAAAAATATATTAGAGGGTATGAAAAATATGATAGCGAATGTCAGTTGAATTTGGATATTACTCCCTCAACATATAATAAGTATAAAGCTATGGGGTTGCTAGCTTTTGCCTGGGCTATTGGATGCGAAGAATATTAA
- a CDS encoding PcfJ domain-containing protein translates to MREAKSYITNRLKPNKSFFDWCLSQIPVYKWENKEKMILSSERQGSKVIEKRLTKVSNLDFNAGFYPFTIVLVTAKRIEIQTYCYWVQIINGKESIETELTNLELLANDQHIQIGHYSYMNEYGFGLVSIGIMGGKYTGTRLYKNKWEERVQTISELRYLNLSEVEYMSFGDLPHLYKFKFEIEYLQKIRATTIAREVANNCQIDFRTITKKWLRVNKQLLKNNQDPFYVFELKRRVLERGGKVVPGIEEYMNYRDINSISKCVGIVSFQNWVIKNKVDMQFYRDYLGMLKDLNIKADDQNLVKPKDLKKAHDNVVKLMNEMNVARGDADIGKRLKSTMKLEKDIDDYVFLVPKSLNELIVEGKSLHHCVGSSTYVEGHRKGQTTIVFVREKEYPNTPFFTLEFKNGQINQLRGKHNKAASKEVKQATERWLEWTNKNRRTAKKRSTRKTEFV, encoded by the coding sequence ATGAGAGAAGCTAAAAGTTACATTACCAATAGATTGAAGCCAAATAAGTCATTTTTTGATTGGTGTTTATCCCAAATACCAGTTTACAAGTGGGAAAACAAAGAAAAAATGATTTTATCTTCAGAACGACAAGGAAGCAAAGTCATTGAAAAAAGATTAACTAAAGTATCTAATTTAGATTTTAATGCGGGCTTTTACCCTTTTACAATTGTTTTGGTTACTGCAAAAAGAATTGAGATCCAAACGTATTGTTATTGGGTCCAAATTATAAATGGAAAAGAATCGATAGAAACTGAATTAACCAATTTAGAATTGTTGGCCAATGATCAACATATCCAAATCGGACATTATTCATATATGAATGAATATGGTTTCGGTCTAGTAAGCATTGGAATAATGGGTGGTAAGTACACTGGAACAAGGCTCTATAAGAATAAATGGGAAGAACGGGTTCAAACTATTTCTGAACTTAGATATTTAAATCTTAGTGAAGTGGAATATATGAGTTTTGGGGATTTGCCACATTTATACAAATTTAAGTTTGAAATAGAATACCTTCAAAAAATACGTGCGACAACTATTGCAAGAGAAGTTGCTAACAACTGTCAGATAGACTTTAGAACAATTACTAAGAAGTGGCTGCGAGTAAATAAACAGTTGCTAAAAAATAATCAAGATCCATTTTATGTGTTTGAACTAAAAAGACGAGTGCTTGAACGAGGTGGGAAAGTCGTACCTGGTATTGAAGAATATATGAACTACCGAGATATAAATAGTATTTCGAAATGTGTAGGAATCGTTAGTTTTCAGAATTGGGTCATTAAAAATAAAGTAGACATGCAGTTTTATAGAGATTATTTAGGCATGTTGAAAGACTTGAATATCAAAGCAGATGATCAGAATTTAGTAAAACCTAAAGATTTAAAAAAAGCTCATGACAATGTTGTTAAGTTAATGAACGAAATGAATGTTGCTCGAGGAGATGCTGATATTGGAAAACGACTTAAAAGCACGATGAAGCTTGAAAAGGATATTGATGATTATGTTTTTCTTGTTCCAAAAAGTTTGAATGAATTGATTGTTGAAGGTAAGAGTTTGCATCACTGTGTAGGTAGTAGCACTTATGTAGAAGGGCATAGAAAAGGCCAGACTACTATTGTTTTTGTTAGAGAAAAAGAATATCCGAATACACCATTTTTCACTTTGGAGTTCAAGAATGGCCAAATAAACCAATTACGTGGTAAACACAATAAAGCAGCTTCAAAAGAAGTTAAGCAAGCCACTGAAAGATGGTTAGAATGGACGAATAAAAATAGAAGAACGGCCAAAAAAAGAAGTACTCGAAAAACTGAATTTGTTTAA
- a CDS encoding tyrosine-type recombinase/integrase, producing the protein MTKAKRTKTKYPNIFSYSTKKGIKYHVRMRYTVSYGVYKEIDRSGFSLPAARAFVRETEKNIEQHEFGYLNNHKITVDDYFETFKKNRIESKVWTSDSQVSFINIYNNHIFPDFGHVPLIKLNRNIYQKFINRKLYIDGYAYQSVKTFHNQFMALINDAVNSGVLERNRLSRIVLQRDSPDKNKKIELKDFKIFLETAEAILSKYQFARLYLTIFGLRRGEVNGITSRYVKFVGDQNIAELHVAITRTSNAPRKGPKTKDSDRIIRIDKKGSDLLEYAIQEATNIKKDFGEILHQDDYIFLNPLTGKPYSANHLNRLFEIVSDKANIKIHPHMMRHNFATQAALAGATLTDTANYLGHSNTGQTEHYIQRTNEGTNNVINLVETRLSEG; encoded by the coding sequence ATGACAAAAGCAAAAAGAACTAAAACAAAATATCCAAATATTTTTTCTTATTCTACAAAAAAAGGAATTAAATATCATGTCCGTATGAGATACACTGTTTCATATGGTGTTTATAAAGAAATAGATAGATCAGGCTTTTCACTTCCCGCCGCACGAGCATTTGTTAGGGAGACTGAAAAAAATATCGAACAACATGAATTCGGTTACTTAAACAACCATAAAATTACTGTTGATGATTACTTTGAAACCTTTAAAAAAAACCGAATAGAGTCTAAGGTATGGACCTCTGACTCTCAAGTATCATTTATAAATATTTATAATAACCATATATTCCCAGATTTCGGTCATGTTCCATTAATAAAATTAAATAGAAATATATACCAGAAATTTATCAATCGTAAATTATATATAGATGGATACGCATATCAATCTGTAAAAACTTTTCACAATCAATTCATGGCTTTAATTAACGATGCTGTTAACAGCGGTGTTTTAGAACGGAATCGACTTTCAAGAATTGTCCTACAGAGAGATAGCCCAGATAAAAATAAAAAGATAGAGCTAAAAGATTTTAAAATTTTTCTTGAAACTGCTGAGGCTATTCTTTCAAAATATCAATTTGCCAGACTATACTTGACTATTTTTGGTCTAAGGCGCGGTGAAGTAAATGGAATAACTTCTAGATATGTAAAATTTGTTGGTGATCAGAACATAGCTGAACTCCACGTAGCTATTACCCGAACATCTAATGCCCCTAGAAAAGGACCTAAAACAAAAGATAGCGATCGCATAATTAGAATAGATAAAAAAGGTAGCGACTTACTTGAATATGCGATTCAAGAGGCAACTAATATAAAAAAAGATTTTGGGGAAATTCTCCACCAAGATGATTATATTTTTTTAAATCCACTAACTGGAAAACCATACTCTGCTAATCATTTAAACAGATTGTTTGAAATAGTTAGTGATAAAGCAAATATAAAGATTCACCCTCACATGATGAGGCATAATTTCGCCACTCAAGCAGCACTAGCCGGCGCAACTTTAACCGATACAGCTAATTACTTGGGTCATTCAAATACTGGCCAAACAGAACACTATATTCAACGCACCAACGAGGGGACTAATAACGTCATAAACCTTGTAGAAACAAGACTATCGGAGGGATAA
- a CDS encoding DUF739 family protein: MSYDYSTLVGRITEKLGTQYNFALAMGLSERSVSLKLNWTDVNKVDTKIDTI, translated from the coding sequence ATGAGCTATGATTATTCAACGCTTGTAGGAAGGATTACTGAAAAGTTAGGGACTCAATATAATTTCGCACTTGCGATGGGGTTATCAGAAAGAAGTGTTTCTCTTAAACTTAATTGGACAGATGTCAATAAAGTAGACACAAAAATAGATACAATTTAG
- a CDS encoding rolling circle replication-associated protein: MFMREKQIKCGKNYMEVDIIPGIGRAIKLKQGEKKRKEKLIRPSQVNLNEKNSKRYMKLLAHGNFTRKDLALVCTYNVNYAPKTIEEAEKEIRNYLRRVAYEMKKQGVGPLKYILVTEFKEDEEGNFVIKPHHHLIINGGLDRDKLESLWSKKIKGQPKEQMGWINAKRLQFDGNGNGIEGLVKYMNKPYKKKSWSSSRNLKRPETTPDDRRYKKRKIDQLAVSNDLGEEFFSKKYPNYDIVSIVPKFNKHTDRWHVYLKMWKKDRKKKYYG; this comes from the coding sequence ATGTTCATGAGAGAGAAACAAATTAAATGTGGCAAGAATTATATGGAAGTAGATATCATCCCAGGAATAGGGAGGGCAATAAAACTAAAACAAGGTGAAAAGAAAAGAAAAGAAAAATTAATAAGACCAAGCCAAGTAAATTTAAATGAAAAAAATAGTAAAAGATATATGAAGCTGCTAGCACATGGTAATTTTACAAGAAAAGATTTGGCTTTAGTGTGCACTTACAATGTGAATTATGCGCCAAAGACAATTGAAGAGGCAGAAAAAGAAATAAGAAATTATCTAAGACGTGTGGCATATGAAATGAAAAAGCAAGGTGTTGGTCCACTTAAATATATTTTAGTCACAGAATTTAAAGAGGATGAAGAAGGAAATTTTGTAATTAAACCTCACCACCATCTTATTATCAATGGTGGTTTAGACAGGGATAAACTGGAAAGTTTGTGGTCAAAAAAAATAAAAGGTCAGCCAAAAGAACAAATGGGTTGGATCAATGCAAAAAGACTACAGTTCGATGGTAATGGAAACGGCATAGAGGGTTTAGTTAAATACATGAATAAGCCTTATAAGAAAAAAAGTTGGTCAAGTAGTAGAAATTTAAAACGTCCAGAAACGACACCAGATGATCGTAGATATAAAAAACGCAAAATAGACCAGTTAGCAGTATCTAATGATTTAGGAGAAGAATTCTTCTCTAAAAAATATCCAAATTATGACATTGTATCAATTGTTCCTAAGTTTAATAAGCATACAGATAGGTGGCATGTATATCTGAAAATGTGGAAAAAGGATAGGAAGAAAAAGTATTATGGTTAA
- a CDS encoding Cas9 inhibitor AcrIIA9 family protein, producing MNELKMKAAEKMLIEMNEKHSGAEDAIHNWLCDQEDELLFEGILKVDRSIKGAVKYCTNQASKQKVGSVAMIDNETVFSWVKKYFVTKKAPKSSEKITAEVVSSESIPKMEKEEKKIFSDKVSSIANKRAGTTKEVKSKVEKTNYVSGEQLSLLDML from the coding sequence ATGAATGAGTTGAAAATGAAAGCAGCGGAAAAAATGCTTATTGAAATGAATGAGAAACATTCCGGAGCTGAAGATGCTATTCATAATTGGTTATGTGATCAGGAAGATGAACTTTTATTTGAAGGGATTCTAAAAGTAGATAGAAGTATAAAAGGAGCGGTTAAATATTGTACTAACCAAGCTTCAAAACAAAAAGTTGGAAGTGTGGCCATGATCGATAATGAAACAGTTTTTAGTTGGGTGAAGAAATACTTTGTTACAAAAAAAGCACCTAAAAGTTCAGAAAAAATTACTGCAGAAGTTGTCAGTTCGGAATCCATCCCAAAAATGGAAAAGGAAGAGAAGAAAATATTTAGTGATAAAGTTTCATCTATCGCAAATAAGAGAGCTGGTACAACGAAAGAAGTTAAATCAAAAGTTGAAAAAACTAATTATGTTAGTGGAGAGCAATTGAGTTTGCTGGATATGCTATGA